GATTGTATAGCCCTTATAAATTAAGTTTTTATTGTAAATTTCTTTTAGTAACCACCAAACGGTTTCCATATATTTGGGTTGGTACGTTACGTACGGGTCTTCCATATCTACCCAATACCCAGCGCGTTCTGTAAGATTGTTCCAAACATCGGTATAACGCATAACTGCTTTTTTGCATGCCGCGTTGTATTCTTCAACAGATATTTTTTTGCCAATATCTTCCTTGGTAATACCGAGTTCTTTTTCTACGCCCAATTCTATTGGTAAGCCGTGGGTATCCCAGCCTGCCTTTCTATCTACTTTAAATCCCTTTTGGGTTTTATAGCGGCAAAAAATATCTTTAATAGCACGCGCCATAACGTGATGTATTCCCGGCAATCCATTGGCCGATGGCGGTCCTTCAAAAAACACAAATGGTTCTGCCTCTTCACGAATGGAAATACTTTTCTCGAAAATATGTTCTTCTTTCCAGAAATCTAGTATTTCTTCCGCCAGTTTCGGGAGGTTTAGCCCTTTATACTCTTTAAACTTTGTACTCATAGTATGGATATTGCAATAAAGTGTGCAAAAGTAAGGTTTTTTAAAGAATTAATTGATTTCTCGAGTGGTAGTGATTTTGGAAAATTAAATAATAAAAAACGCCACTTAAAAAAGCGGCGTTTTCTAGTGATTATAATGTAAGTTCTATCTAGAAAATCTGTATTCAACGGAAGTTACAATAGTACTGTTGTTAGAAACTGTTGTTTCTTCTGCATAGAGTGTCATACTGGTTTCGGTATAGTCACTAATTTCTAATGCTGTTACTTCCCCATCACTATCAGTCACAGTTAAGGTGCTATTGCCAACATTTAAAGTGTAGGTACCGGTTTCATCTAAGCTCACAATAACCGTATCGCCAACCGTTGTACTCCCGTCAGGATTAGTTACTGTGGTTACCGTATTAAACAACCCATTTGCGGTATAGGTGTTATTTGAGTTGAAAACAAAGTTTACATTTTGAAAAACACTGCCCACAGTTACCGCCGAAGATGTGGAAGTTGTTCCGTTGCTAAAAGTAATTGTTTCAACTTCTCTAATTTCCAAAAATTTTAATTTGTAGGTATCCACAAAATTTGTTGTGGAAAGCGTGTATGGAGGCGGATTATTGTCGTCATCACTACTACAGCTAATGGTTGCCACTGCTAAGATACAAAGGATAAATAATTTTGATATTTTCATCATTTCGATTTTTTTAATTTTTCGGCGAATATAACACCATTTTATCAACTAACGCCCTCTAATTGTAATTATTATGCCGAAGAATCCGTAAATCTTCCTAAAACTTTATTTCGATTTTTCAGTGTTTAATTTTTGATGATTTTAGAGTTTTTTGTTCTTTAGAGAGGTTTATGTGATAAATATTTCCAAATAAGGCAATATTTATTTTCAAAAACCTTCTTTTCTAAATCAATTCACCTGCATAATCTAAAGGTATCTTTATATTTGTATTTATTTTTTTAAGGGTTTATCCTTAAAATTGCATCATATTTTTGATTACTTCATTCTCATCTTCAATTATGAAATTCATTTTGCCATTACAAAACAGTTTACTAATGAAAAAAATTTTCTTTTTACTGCTGCTTGTTTCGTTCGGTTCTGTACAATCGCAGATTCTAGATCCTGTATCTTGGACAACAAGCATCAAGAAAATATCAGAAACGGAATACGATTTAATTGCAAAAGCCACTATTGAAGACAATTGGCATTTATATTCGCAAGTAGTGCCCGAGGATGGCCCTTTGCCAACGGTTTTTACTTTTGAAGAAAATAATGCATACAAATCTGTAGGCGAAGTAAAGGAAGGAAAAGGCGTTACCGAACACGATCCGGTTTTTGATATGGTTATTACTTTCTTTTCGCACACGGCCACATTTACCAAGCGAATAGCTCTAACCGGCAATGAAGGCACTACCATAAAAGGCGAAGTAGAGTTTATGGTATGTGACGATACGCGCTGTTTGCCACCAAACTATGTAGATTTAGTTTTTAAAATTCCCGCGCCAGCCAAAAATTCTGAAACGAACGTTGTTCCTGAATCAACAGATAATTCAGAACTTACCGATACTACCACTGAAAATATTGAAGACACCTTAACTGCTCAAAATACAGAAGTGGTTAAAGATAGTGTTCAAACTACTTCCGAAACTTCGAAAGCAGCAATTAAGCAAACAAAAAAACAGGAAAATAGAGGGCTGTGGACCATTTTTGTCGTGGCGTTTCTATTCGGGTTTACAGCATTGCTAACTCCCTGTGTTTTCCCGATGATACCTATGACTGTAAGCTTTTTCACAAAGCAAAGCAAGTCGCGAGCCGCGGGTATTAAAAATGCTATTATATACGGTATTGCAATAATTGTAATTTACGTATTTCTGGGTGCAATAGTAACTTGGTTTTTTGGTGCCGATGCGCTCAATGCGTTATCTACCAATGTTTGGTTTAACTTTTTCTTCTTTTTATTGCTTGTAATTTTTGCGCTTTCCTTTTTAGGAGCATTTGAAATAATGTTACCCAATTCGTGGGCGAATAAAGTAGATAAGCAAGCGGGACGTGGCGGAATGATTGGAATCTTTTTTATGGCCTTGGCATTGGCCATTGTTTCGTTTTCATGTACGGGACCTATTATAGGAACGCTTTTGGTTGAAGCGGCTTCAAAAGGAGGCATCGCACCATTTGTTGGAATGTTTGGATTCTCCCTGGCCTTGGCAATGCCTTTCGCGCTCTTCGCAGCCTTTCCGGGATGGATGAATTCGCTTCCAAAATCTGGTGGATGGCTTAATACCGTAAAGGTATTCTTAGGATTTTTAGAACTTGCTTTGGCATTCAAATTTCTTTCCAATGCAGATTTAGTTCTTCAACTGCACTGGTTGGAAAGAGAAGTTTTCTTAGCCATTTGGATTGCAGTTTTTGGAGCTTTAACACTGTATTTATTCGGAAAATTCAAACTTCCGCACGATTCGCCTATAGATCATTTATCTGTGGGTAGATTGAGTTTAGGTTTGGTTGTAGCTGCGTTTACCATATATTTAATTCCAGGCTTGTGGGGAGCACCTTTAAAATTAATAAGCGGTTTCCCACCCCCGATGCAGTATAGCGAATCTCCTTATGGGGTTGGTTTTACTAAAATGAGTAGTGGTGGTAGTACTAGTACGGCTGAATTTCCGGAAGGTGCCCATCTTGGACCACATGATATTCTGGCATTCCACGATTACGAAACCGGTTTGGCCTATGCCAAAAAAGTAGGTAAACCAGTACTTGTAGATTTCACAGGTCATGCGTGTGTTAATTGTCGAAAAATGGAGGAACGCGTTTGGAGCGAACCAAAAATATTGAAATTGCTAAATCAGGATATCGTGCTAATTTCGCTCTATGTGGATGATAAAAGACCCCTACCCGAAGACGAAGTTTTTGTTTCTGAAATATCTGGAAAGAAGTTAAAATATATAGGGCAAAAATGGAGCGAATTTCAAATTAAGCGATACAAAGCAAATGCCCAACCGTTCTATGTTTTGATGGATCATAACGAAGAAAATTTAATAGATCCGGTAGGTTACACCCCCGATATTGACGAATATTACAGCTGGCTTCAAAAAGGTACCGCCGCCTTTCAAAATTAAAAATAGCTAAACACCTCTATTTAAGCTATTTTCATTAATTTGTTATGGAATTTAAATAAAGTTAAAAACTAGATTTCAATTTATTAGGCAATTTTTTTAAATATTAATAATGATTACTTCCGAAGAAAACATAAAAACATCGTCCCTTGAAAAGTATTTTGAGCCTTTTCGAAATAATATTGTGGGCATTAATCAAGAATTTGAATCTCCCTTTGGAAGAAAGAAAATTATTTACACAGATTGGACCGCAAGTGGCCGTTTATACGGTCCAATTGAAGAGAAAATGCTCAAGGATTTTGGGCCCTTTGTAGCCAATACCCACACCGAAACTTCGGTAACGGGCACCGCAATGACAAAGGCCTATCACGAAGCACGAAAAATCATTAAAAAGCATGTAAATGCCAACGATCAGGACGTGCTCATTACTTGCGATAGCGGAATGACAGGTGCTATAAATAAATTTCAAAGAATTTTAGGCCTCAAAATTCCCGAAAACATAAAGAAGTACACTAACATTCCGGATGAAATTAGACCCGTGGTTTTTGTAACGCATATGGAGCATCACAGTAACCAAACCTCTTGGCTCGAAACCATTGCCGATGTTGTGGTAGTGCCGCCAAACGACAATGTATTGGTCTGTATGGAAGCTTTTGCCAGAACAGTTGAAAAATATAAGGAACGGCCCATAAAAATAGCTGCGGTAACAAGCTGCTCTAACGTTACGGGAATTCAAACACCCTATCACGAAATTGCAAAACTAATGCATAAGAACGACGGTCTCTGTTTTGTAGATTTTGCTTGCTCGGCACCCTACGTTTCCATTAATATGCATCCCGAGGAGGAAGGAACGCATTTGGACGCAATTTTCTTTTCGCCCCATAAATTTTTAGGTGGTCCAGGATCCAGCGGCGTGTTAATTTTTAATAATAATCTTTATAAAAACACCATTCCCGATAATCCGGGAGGAGGTACGGTTTCGTGGACCAATCCTTGGGGAAATCACAAATATATTGACGATATTGAAACCCGAGAAGACGGCGGTACACCTGGATTTCTTCAAACTATTCGCACAGCTCTTTCTATTAAATTGAAAGACAAAATGGGGATTGAAAATATTTTAAAACGCGAACACGAACTTTTAGAAATTATCTTTGAAAAGCTAGAAAGTATTCCCAATCTAAAAATTCTGGCACCCCATACTCAAAACAGATTGGCGGTAATTAGTTTTTATATTGAAGATTTACATTTCAATTTAGGCGTAAAATTGCTCAACGACCGTTTTGGCATTCAGACCCGCGGGGGTTGCTCATGCGCCGGCACGTACGGTCATTACCTACTTCACGTAGATCAGGAAACTTCAAATACAATTACTTGCGAGATAGATGGCGGCAATCTTACACATAAGCCGGGATGGATACGCATGTCTTTCAATCCTACGAGTACCAATGCCGAAGCCCATTTTGTTTGCGATGCCATTGCCCAATTGGCAGCCAATTTTTCAGATTGGAGCAAGGATTATAAATACAATGCCCAAAGCAATGAGTTTTTTCATAAGCAGGAAGTTCCCGATAATAAAATGGAGCATTGGTTTACGTTCTAGCGAATTTTTATTTTATCTTTAAAACGATAAATATATATTCGTAATTAGTTCAATTTACCAATTTGAAAAAACTATTACTATTTACAATCCTTTTGCCATGCTTTGTTTCCGCACAGGAATATGTAGATATTTTCCGACTAGGGTACGGTCAAACATTCAATAATAAGTTTGAAGATACGGGCAGCAGTACATATGTAAAATCTTTTGAAGTAGGCGTAACGCTACCCATCGTTCTTAATGAAAACCACGCATTGGTTACTGGTGCAGATTTCAGTCGAAATAATCTACAACTTTTTCCAGAAACTGAATTTACTAGTCTTTATAGTGCCAATTTAAAATTGGGACTGGCATCTACCTGGTCAGAAAAATGGAGTACTACCATTGTTTTGCTTCCCAAAATTGCCTCCGATTACAAAAACATTTCTGAAGCCGACTTCTATTTTGGTGGTTTTGCAGTATTGAAATTAAAGCGAAATGATAAGTTAAAATATCGTTTCGGTTTATATGCAACCCAGGAAGCGTTCGGGCTTTTCACCACCCCTATTTTTGGATGGTACTACCTAAGCGCAAATAAACGGTTTGAAATGGATATGAGCCTTCCCATTTCGGCAGATGTAAGTTACAAATTAGGAGCCACTACTATTGGAATGGATTACTTCGGAATTGGGCGAAGCTATAATGTACATTATGAAAATGCACCCACCCTATACGCAGACCTCAGTTCTTTGGAATTTGCGAGTTATTTGCAATTCAATGTAATGGAAGAAAGTGTGCTATTGCGTGCAAAACTTGGCTATTCCAGTAATAATTACGAAATGTATGCCGAAGGCGAAAAGATGGATTTGGGCATTTCGGCCTTTAGTTTTGGCGACGATCGCACCCAGTTAAATCCTTCGCTTAGTGGCGGTGTTTTTTTGAAATTTGAAGCTATTTACAGGTTTCATATTAAAGGAAAAATTGAAGTTCAAGAGCAAAGTTTCGATTAAATTCGAAGAAACCGTCCGCAAGATTTTAAATTGTGTGTTTTGATATTTGCCTCCAAAAACCCTATCTTTAAAATATGGAAAGGAGCTGTCCCGAATGTGGCGATAAAATTGTTGGGCGCGCAGACAAAAAGTATTGCAGTGACGCCTGTCGTAATGCGCATAACAATTCGTTAAATAAAGACAGAAAGAATTTAGTGCGCAATATTAACAATCGCCTAAGGAAAAATTACCGAATTCTAGAAACATTAAATACCGAAGATAAAACGAAAACTACCAAAGATAGGCTACTGCGAATGGGTTTTAGTTTTGAATATTTCACCGGAATTTATACAACCAAATCTGGTTCTACGTACTACTATTTATACGATCAAGGATATCTTCCATTAGACAACAATTTTTATCTTTTAGTGAAAAAAGATCTTAAATAAGTATTGGAAATTTTTCTACACTTATATTTTTCATCCACCTTATTTGGCACAACCTTAAATATAATCTAACACTTCTTTAACCAGAGGGGTTTTAAATTGGTCGTAATTTTATATTTCAAAAAAAAAACAGAAATATGAAAACGAAAAATCTTTTTACGATAGTAATGCTATTTATAGGTGCTTACATCTTCGCGCAGAATGCAGAGGACAAAAAAATTATTCGGGATGCCGAACAATCTAAAGCCGCATTTATTGAAGCTAATCCAAAAATGCAAGACTATTTTGATGATGCCAAGGCATATGCAATATTTCCGAATGTAGGAAAAGGAGCCATAATTATTGGTGCCGCTTCAGGAAATGGTGCCGTTTACGAACGAGGGGTACTCGTAGGAATGGCAAATATGAAACAACTGGATATTGGCGCACAGATAGGTGGAAAAGCCTATAGCGAAGTAATATTCTTTAAAACGGACAAAGCTGTTCAGAAATTTATGGACGACGATTTTCAGTTTGGATCAAATGTTTCGGCTATTGCTGTAGATCACGCTCCGCCTTCATTAGATATTTCGTATAACGATGGCGTTGCAGTTTTTACCTTGCAAAAGGAAGGATTAATGGCCGAAGTATCGGTTGGAGGTCAACGATTCGATTTTGAAGAATTTGATTAATTAATCTGAGATTGAAATTTTTTATCATTTGCTAAGATTAAAAAAAATCGCCCGAGAAAATTCTCGGGCGATTTCATTTCAATATTCAATTATAAAACTACTCTTTTAAAAGGCGTTTGGTTATCTCGCCCTCTGTACCTTTTATTTTTACATAGTAGGAAGCAGCGGCAAGTTGGTCAACGTTTATTGTTTTTACATTGCCCATACCTCTAAGGTCTGCGGTCTGAACCAATCTTCCTCTTAGATCGTAAATCTCCAGTCGCTCCAATTCCAATAACTTCGGATTGCCGATGTTCAGAATATTCTTGGCCGGTACCGGATACATCGTAATGCTTCCAAGATCGTAGCTATTATCGCCAACCCCTAAGACACTTTCTACGATAAGTTCAAAATCACAAGTTGAAACATTTCCATATGCATCCTCTGCGGTAAATGTAATGGTGTACGTACCAT
This region of Aequorivita marisscotiae genomic DNA includes:
- a CDS encoding protein-disulfide reductase DsbD family protein produces the protein MKKIFFLLLLVSFGSVQSQILDPVSWTTSIKKISETEYDLIAKATIEDNWHLYSQVVPEDGPLPTVFTFEENNAYKSVGEVKEGKGVTEHDPVFDMVITFFSHTATFTKRIALTGNEGTTIKGEVEFMVCDDTRCLPPNYVDLVFKIPAPAKNSETNVVPESTDNSELTDTTTENIEDTLTAQNTEVVKDSVQTTSETSKAAIKQTKKQENRGLWTIFVVAFLFGFTALLTPCVFPMIPMTVSFFTKQSKSRAAGIKNAIIYGIAIIVIYVFLGAIVTWFFGADALNALSTNVWFNFFFFLLLVIFALSFLGAFEIMLPNSWANKVDKQAGRGGMIGIFFMALALAIVSFSCTGPIIGTLLVEAASKGGIAPFVGMFGFSLALAMPFALFAAFPGWMNSLPKSGGWLNTVKVFLGFLELALAFKFLSNADLVLQLHWLEREVFLAIWIAVFGALTLYLFGKFKLPHDSPIDHLSVGRLSLGLVVAAFTIYLIPGLWGAPLKLISGFPPPMQYSESPYGVGFTKMSSGGSTSTAEFPEGAHLGPHDILAFHDYETGLAYAKKVGKPVLVDFTGHACVNCRKMEERVWSEPKILKLLNQDIVLISLYVDDKRPLPEDEVFVSEISGKKLKYIGQKWSEFQIKRYKANAQPFYVLMDHNEENLIDPVGYTPDIDEYYSWLQKGTAAFQN
- a CDS encoding aminotransferase class V-fold PLP-dependent enzyme translates to MITSEENIKTSSLEKYFEPFRNNIVGINQEFESPFGRKKIIYTDWTASGRLYGPIEEKMLKDFGPFVANTHTETSVTGTAMTKAYHEARKIIKKHVNANDQDVLITCDSGMTGAINKFQRILGLKIPENIKKYTNIPDEIRPVVFVTHMEHHSNQTSWLETIADVVVVPPNDNVLVCMEAFARTVEKYKERPIKIAAVTSCSNVTGIQTPYHEIAKLMHKNDGLCFVDFACSAPYVSINMHPEEEGTHLDAIFFSPHKFLGGPGSSGVLIFNNNLYKNTIPDNPGGGTVSWTNPWGNHKYIDDIETREDGGTPGFLQTIRTALSIKLKDKMGIENILKREHELLEIIFEKLESIPNLKILAPHTQNRLAVISFYIEDLHFNLGVKLLNDRFGIQTRGGCSCAGTYGHYLLHVDQETSNTITCEIDGGNLTHKPGWIRMSFNPTSTNAEAHFVCDAIAQLAANFSDWSKDYKYNAQSNEFFHKQEVPDNKMEHWFTF
- a CDS encoding DUF6268 family outer membrane beta-barrel protein; translated protein: MKKLLLFTILLPCFVSAQEYVDIFRLGYGQTFNNKFEDTGSSTYVKSFEVGVTLPIVLNENHALVTGADFSRNNLQLFPETEFTSLYSANLKLGLASTWSEKWSTTIVLLPKIASDYKNISEADFYFGGFAVLKLKRNDKLKYRFGLYATQEAFGLFTTPIFGWYYLSANKRFEMDMSLPISADVSYKLGATTIGMDYFGIGRSYNVHYENAPTLYADLSSLEFASYLQFNVMEESVLLRAKLGYSSNNYEMYAEGEKMDLGISAFSFGDDRTQLNPSLSGGVFLKFEAIYRFHIKGKIEVQEQSFD
- a CDS encoding lipid-binding SYLF domain-containing protein, producing MKTKNLFTIVMLFIGAYIFAQNAEDKKIIRDAEQSKAAFIEANPKMQDYFDDAKAYAIFPNVGKGAIIIGAASGNGAVYERGVLVGMANMKQLDIGAQIGGKAYSEVIFFKTDKAVQKFMDDDFQFGSNVSAIAVDHAPPSLDISYNDGVAVFTLQKEGLMAEVSVGGQRFDFEEFD